In a single window of the Pseudodesulfovibrio profundus genome:
- a CDS encoding phosphoribulokinase: MQRTRPILLGIVGDSAAGKTTISAGIEKILGPDRVTNICSDDYHKYNRVQRAEKNISALHPDCNHIDIMQHNFYQLRRGEAILKPVYNHSTGDFDPPVYVEPKEFVIVEGLLGFYTKKMRDAFDVKIYLDPDEELRVDWKFKRDTVKRGYTREEVQASLDKRIEVSTNFIRPQRKFADIVCNFYRPDGAEEETGTKLNTNLILRPTIHHPDFAEFIDHRPGTKEKCLTFTLGRDEGLPVDILKITGNIKQMTAETLMDIIMDHLDKVDDLTTDGVGCYTEGSEKKVSYPLGITQLLTCFHLMNAKMNT; this comes from the coding sequence ATGCAACGCACAAGACCAATATTGCTTGGCATAGTGGGCGATTCGGCCGCCGGGAAAACCACGATCTCGGCTGGGATTGAAAAGATCCTCGGCCCGGACCGAGTGACCAACATCTGCTCCGACGACTATCACAAGTACAACCGGGTGCAGCGTGCCGAGAAGAATATCTCCGCCCTCCATCCCGATTGCAACCATATCGACATCATGCAGCACAACTTTTACCAGCTGCGTCGTGGCGAAGCGATCCTCAAGCCTGTCTACAACCATAGCACAGGCGACTTTGACCCGCCTGTCTATGTCGAGCCCAAGGAATTCGTCATCGTTGAAGGGCTGCTCGGCTTCTATACCAAGAAGATGCGCGATGCCTTTGACGTCAAGATCTATCTTGATCCGGACGAGGAACTCCGGGTGGACTGGAAGTTCAAGCGGGATACGGTCAAACGTGGCTATACCCGTGAAGAGGTTCAGGCTTCCCTGGACAAGCGGATCGAAGTCTCAACCAACTTCATCCGCCCGCAACGAAAATTTGCCGACATCGTCTGCAATTTCTATCGCCCGGATGGAGCCGAAGAGGAAACCGGTACCAAGCTGAATACCAACCTCATCCTGAGGCCGACCATTCATCATCCGGATTTTGCCGAGTTCATCGACCATCGTCCGGGCACCAAGGAGAAGTGTCTGACGTTCACCTTAGGTCGCGATGAAGGGCTGCCTGTGGATATTCTCAAGATCACGGGCAACATCAAACAGATGACCGCAGAAACGCTCATGGACATCATCATGGACCATCTGGACAAGGTCGACGACCTGACCACTGATGGAGTGGGTTGCTACACCGAAGGTTCGGAGAAAAAAGTCAGCTATCCTCTTGGCATCACTCAGCTTTTGACCTGTTTTCACCTGATGAATGCCAAAATGAACACATAA
- the glpX gene encoding class II fructose-bisphosphatase → MTRRQPDRNLALDLARVTEAAALASARWLGLGKKEDGDGAAVDAMRISFNAMAINGRVVIGEGEKDEAPMLFNGESVGTGVGPRMDIAVDPVEGTRLLANGRPNAISVVAMTPEGSMYDPGPAYYMNKLVVPPEAVGMVDIKDPVARTLRKVAQAKNKDVRDLVVFVLDKERHEELIADIRATGARIQLHTDGDVAGALMAVIPDTGIDIMMGTGGTPEGVLAATAIRVLGGEMQGMLDPQSEEEKARVKEAGRDIKQVLKMEDLVSSDDIFFAATGITDGVFLKGVDFTGKGAKTTSLVMRGLTGTVRYVESAHRFDKLMRISSIDYD, encoded by the coding sequence ATGACAAGAAGACAGCCTGACAGAAACCTCGCCCTGGACCTTGCCAGAGTCACCGAAGCCGCAGCCCTTGCCTCGGCCCGATGGCTTGGCCTTGGTAAAAAAGAGGACGGAGACGGCGCTGCCGTGGATGCCATGCGTATCAGTTTTAACGCCATGGCCATCAACGGCCGGGTCGTCATCGGTGAAGGCGAAAAGGATGAAGCACCGATGCTCTTTAACGGAGAATCGGTCGGCACCGGCGTCGGCCCCAGGATGGATATCGCCGTGGACCCGGTGGAAGGAACCCGTCTTCTTGCCAATGGACGACCCAACGCAATTTCCGTTGTGGCAATGACTCCTGAAGGAAGCATGTATGATCCGGGCCCTGCCTATTACATGAACAAGCTTGTTGTTCCGCCCGAAGCCGTCGGGATGGTCGACATCAAGGACCCAGTGGCTCGAACTCTACGCAAGGTAGCCCAGGCCAAGAACAAGGACGTGAGAGATCTCGTTGTGTTCGTCCTGGACAAGGAGCGGCACGAAGAACTCATTGCTGACATTCGTGCCACCGGAGCGCGCATCCAATTGCACACGGATGGCGACGTGGCCGGTGCACTCATGGCTGTCATTCCCGATACGGGTATCGACATCATGATGGGCACAGGCGGCACCCCCGAAGGCGTGCTGGCCGCCACGGCAATTCGTGTCCTCGGAGGCGAGATGCAGGGCATGCTCGATCCCCAATCAGAGGAAGAGAAAGCACGGGTCAAGGAAGCCGGTCGCGACATCAAGCAGGTATTGAAGATGGAGGATCTCGTGAGCAGCGACGATATTTTCTTCGCCGCCACCGGTATTACCGACGGCGTCTTTCTCAAAGGCGTCGACTTCACCGGCAAAGGGGCAAAAACGACCTCGCTCGTCATGCGGGGCCTTACCGGTACTGTACGCTATGTCGAGTCGGCTCATCGGTTCGACAAGCTCATGCGCATCAGTTCCATCGATTACGATTAA
- the gap gene encoding type I glyceraldehyde-3-phosphate dehydrogenase — protein sequence MSVKIGINGFGRIGRYLARLLAREEGYELAVVNARADNVQLAHLLKYDSVHGTFDEEVKATNNGFMVGDHEVVVTRCAPGEWCWGAWDVDIVVESTGAFRDRMSCEQMIDCGCEKVVISAPGPDCDATIVMGVNDHLLSENDVIISNASCTTNCLAPVAKVLHEAFGIEKGLMTTIHSYTMSQRVLDGTHKDLRRARAGAVNMLPTTTGAARAVSQVIPALEGRLDGMAVRVPTPNVSLVDFVADVSCDVTTEDVNNALKSASEGSLKDVMGYSEEPLVSTDYLGSAYGGVVDGLCTTVMADRMVKTIIWYDNESSFTHQLLRLIRKVAALM from the coding sequence ATGAGTGTGAAAATAGGTATCAACGGTTTCGGGCGAATCGGACGTTATCTTGCCAGGCTGCTTGCCAGGGAAGAAGGGTACGAACTCGCTGTGGTCAATGCCCGCGCCGACAATGTCCAATTGGCCCACCTGCTCAAATATGATTCGGTTCACGGAACCTTTGATGAGGAAGTAAAAGCCACCAACAATGGGTTCATGGTCGGCGATCATGAAGTCGTGGTGACTCGCTGTGCGCCCGGCGAATGGTGCTGGGGAGCCTGGGACGTCGATATCGTCGTTGAAAGCACCGGTGCCTTTCGTGATCGTATGAGTTGTGAACAGATGATCGATTGCGGCTGCGAGAAAGTGGTTATCAGTGCTCCAGGCCCAGATTGTGATGCCACCATAGTCATGGGCGTCAACGATCACCTTCTGAGCGAAAACGATGTGATTATTTCCAATGCGTCCTGCACTACCAACTGTCTGGCTCCTGTTGCCAAGGTGCTGCATGAGGCCTTTGGCATCGAGAAGGGACTCATGACCACCATTCACTCATACACAATGAGTCAGCGAGTGCTGGATGGCACGCACAAGGACCTCAGACGCGCCAGGGCCGGTGCAGTCAATATGTTGCCCACCACCACGGGCGCTGCCCGGGCCGTGAGCCAGGTCATCCCTGCCCTTGAAGGCAGGCTCGATGGTATGGCAGTACGTGTGCCTACCCCCAATGTTTCACTCGTGGATTTTGTGGCAGACGTGAGTTGTGACGTCACGACAGAAGACGTCAACAACGCCCTCAAATCCGCCTCCGAAGGAAGCCTGAAGGACGTTATGGGCTACTCGGAAGAGCCTCTCGTATCGACTGATTATCTTGGCTCGGCGTATGGCGGCGTGGTGGATGGTCTATGTACCACTGTTATGGCAGACCGGATGGTCAAGACCATTATCTGGTACGACAATGAATCAAGCTTCACCCACCAGCTTCTTCGCCTTATTCGCAAGGTTGCTGCACTGATGTAA
- the rpe gene encoding ribulose-phosphate 3-epimerase: MSVENTVILSPSLLSSDFSRLGEELAMLEDAGVEWVHWDVMDGQFVPNITFGSPVIKACRKQSKLFFDVHLMIDNPGRYIKEFADAGADLICVHAESETHLERTVAEIANHGVRPAVAINPHTSLSAVQYLLPQLYMVLVMSVNPGFGGQSFIPFSIDKIRTLARMIKMHEADTLIQVDGGVTPANIAELHHAGADVFVSGSAFFGEPPYDKRLETFMEAACAGADQKACGWGAIAPPPILWTTDRSF; encoded by the coding sequence ATGAGTGTTGAAAATACTGTCATATTGTCGCCTTCTCTTCTGTCGTCTGATTTCAGTCGACTCGGTGAAGAACTGGCTATGTTGGAAGATGCAGGTGTGGAATGGGTCCATTGGGACGTCATGGACGGTCAATTCGTCCCCAATATCACCTTCGGGTCGCCTGTCATCAAAGCGTGTCGCAAGCAGAGCAAACTGTTCTTTGACGTACACCTCATGATTGATAACCCCGGTCGCTACATCAAGGAATTCGCTGATGCTGGCGCCGACCTCATTTGTGTTCACGCCGAATCGGAGACGCACCTGGAGCGTACCGTGGCCGAGATCGCAAATCACGGTGTACGACCTGCAGTAGCCATCAACCCGCACACGTCTTTGAGCGCAGTTCAGTACTTGTTGCCACAGTTGTACATGGTCCTTGTCATGAGTGTGAATCCCGGCTTTGGCGGACAATCGTTTATTCCATTTTCCATCGACAAGATCAGAACCCTTGCCCGGATGATCAAGATGCATGAAGCGGACACCCTCATCCAGGTGGATGGTGGCGTGACCCCTGCCAACATCGCTGAGCTTCATCATGCCGGGGCTGATGTTTTCGTATCCGGCTCGGCGTTTTTCGGAGAACCCCCGTATGACAAACGGCTAGAAACCTTTATGGAGGCAGCCTGCGCAGGGGCTGACCAAAAGGCGTGCGGTTGGGGGGCCATTGCGCCTCCCCCCATCCTTTGGACCACTGATCGGTCATTTTAA
- a CDS encoding PHP domain-containing protein produces the protein MHTHSGRSWESKIPGRLLLTLARQNGLQGIGICEKDAFPDETLFTHAAKLRLKLALGIEFSCRDASIIGFGLDLTTKDQTKLESRFALVREQTLQRAHVLIERLQSWDGTINRKNVAAFAGRDPHPTFIVQYMVQARRMFPSMIDAGRFIAEERLDSDLPALHLPDPVDIIELIHRVGGVSIWAHPFMSPSEKQRPLMATLAEAGLDGIEAVYPYRENGYPGEESNEILQARTLSLTKNTDVFFSGGSDCRYPIGPFEDTRLMLPGEYGITSHEAQFLERVLH, from the coding sequence ATGCACACACACTCTGGCCGCTCATGGGAGAGCAAGATACCCGGCAGACTGCTGCTGACTCTTGCAAGACAAAACGGGCTGCAGGGAATCGGCATATGTGAAAAGGATGCATTTCCTGATGAAACCCTCTTTACTCATGCCGCCAAGCTGCGTTTGAAGCTGGCGCTGGGCATCGAATTCTCATGCCGGGACGCCAGCATCATTGGCTTCGGTTTGGACTTGACCACAAAGGACCAAACCAAACTTGAATCTCGCTTTGCCTTGGTACGAGAGCAAACCTTGCAACGTGCACATGTTCTCATCGAACGGTTGCAATCGTGGGATGGGACCATAAACCGTAAAAACGTCGCTGCATTTGCAGGGAGAGACCCACACCCCACATTCATTGTGCAGTATATGGTTCAGGCCAGGCGTATGTTTCCATCAATGATTGACGCAGGGCGTTTTATTGCTGAGGAACGACTTGATTCCGATCTGCCCGCCTTGCACCTGCCCGATCCGGTTGACATCATCGAATTGATACACCGGGTCGGAGGAGTATCCATCTGGGCGCATCCGTTCATGTCGCCATCCGAAAAGCAGCGACCGCTCATGGCAACCCTTGCCGAGGCCGGTCTCGATGGCATTGAGGCGGTCTACCCTTACCGTGAAAACGGATATCCAGGGGAAGAGAGCAATGAGATCCTTCAGGCCCGGACCTTGTCTCTGACGAAGAACACCGACGTCTTCTTCTCCGGTGGGTCTGATTGTAGATATCCAATAGGTCCTTTTGAAGACACGAGACTCATGCTGCCCGGTGAATACGGTATCACTTCGCATGAGGCTCAGTTCCTTGAGCGGGTGCTGCACTGA
- the fba gene encoding class II fructose-bisphosphate aldolase (catalyzes the reversible aldol condensation of dihydroxyacetonephosphate and glyceraldehyde 3-phosphate in the Calvin cycle, glycolysis, and/or gluconeogenesis) produces the protein MALISLRQLLDHAAANGYGVPAFNVNNMEQIRAIMEAADETNSPVILQSSAGARKYAGSVFLRHLILAALEEWPHIPVCLHLDHGASPGVCVQAIQNGFSSVMMDGSLMEDSSTPSSYEYNVDVTKKVTDMAHACGVSVEGELGVLGSLETATAGKEDGVGAEGKLTREQMLTDPDQAADFVAKTKVDALAIAIGTSHGAYKFSRPPSGEVLAIDRIKEIHARIPDTHLVMHGSSSVPQEWLKTINDYGGEIPETYGVPVTEIQEGIKHGVRKVNIDTDLRLAATGAVRKYIAENPGNFDPRKFLSEATKAMKEVCRSRFLAFGSAGWAEPITPRNHETMAEGYAAGKYAPTART, from the coding sequence ATGGCGCTTATTTCATTACGACAGTTGCTGGATCATGCAGCAGCCAACGGCTATGGCGTTCCTGCTTTCAACGTCAACAATATGGAACAGATCAGGGCTATCATGGAAGCTGCTGACGAAACCAACAGCCCGGTCATACTTCAGAGTTCGGCTGGTGCGCGCAAATATGCCGGTTCCGTCTTTCTGCGCCATCTTATCCTGGCTGCTTTGGAGGAATGGCCCCATATACCGGTCTGCCTGCATCTTGATCACGGTGCCTCGCCTGGAGTCTGTGTTCAGGCCATCCAGAATGGTTTCAGCTCAGTCATGATGGATGGTTCTCTCATGGAAGATTCCAGTACCCCATCCAGCTATGAATACAATGTGGATGTGACTAAAAAAGTTACGGACATGGCTCATGCTTGCGGTGTGTCAGTGGAAGGAGAACTCGGCGTGCTGGGATCTCTGGAGACGGCAACGGCAGGCAAAGAGGACGGTGTCGGAGCAGAGGGTAAATTGACCCGCGAACAGATGCTCACCGATCCGGATCAGGCAGCCGATTTCGTTGCGAAAACCAAGGTGGATGCCCTGGCCATCGCCATTGGCACCAGCCATGGTGCGTACAAGTTTTCCCGCCCTCCGTCCGGTGAAGTGCTGGCCATCGATCGGATCAAGGAGATCCATGCCCGCATACCGGATACGCATCTCGTCATGCACGGCTCTTCCTCGGTGCCGCAAGAGTGGCTCAAGACCATCAATGATTATGGCGGAGAAATTCCCGAGACCTACGGCGTTCCCGTGACCGAAATTCAGGAAGGCATCAAGCATGGCGTGCGCAAAGTCAATATTGATACCGACCTGCGATTGGCAGCCACTGGTGCGGTTCGTAAATACATTGCCGAAAATCCGGGCAATTTCGATCCGCGCAAGTTCCTCTCCGAGGCGACCAAGGCCATGAAGGAAGTCTGTAGGTCTCGGTTCCTGGCTTTTGGTTCCGCCGGCTGGGCAGAGCCCATCACACCCCGCAATCACGAGACCATGGCCGAAGGGTACGCTGCCGGGAAGTATGCCCCGACAGCGAGGACGTAA
- the pyk gene encoding pyruvate kinase, which yields MEQRLRRTKIVATLGPATDNEDALRDLIRQGVDVVRLNFSHGNSADHVKLAALVRRIANEQGRTVGILADLQGPKIRIGGFREESITLEEGDSFIIDPDTALHEGSVERVGITYSALSDDVDPESILLLDDGKCILEVDHVVDGAVHCTVVTGGVLSSGKGVNLLSGGLSAGALTEKDRMDMRAVAEMDADFLALSFVRNAADVDECRELMAALGWHGFILSKIERAEALEHVETIVQLSDGIMIARGDLGVEIGDAKLPGVQKSLIKRARSLNRIVVTATQMMDSMILSPVPTRAEVFDVANAVLDGTDAVMLSAESAVGKYPAEAVSAMGKICLEAERQEVAIRSRHRLDSRFTHIDESIAMSAMYAANHLDTAAIGAFTDSGGTALWMSRISSGIPIFALSKIEKTRRRVSLYRGVYPVDFNPETVCASQQHSAAAAELVRLGAAQVGDLVITTSGDTAGEKGGTNSMRICRIEQPTEIHPEE from the coding sequence ATGGAACAGAGACTTCGCAGAACCAAGATTGTGGCTACGCTCGGGCCTGCAACCGACAATGAGGACGCATTGCGCGACCTCATCCGTCAGGGTGTCGATGTCGTGCGCCTTAATTTTTCGCACGGGAACAGTGCCGATCACGTCAAATTGGCAGCACTGGTCAGGAGAATTGCCAACGAGCAGGGCAGGACTGTGGGGATCCTTGCCGATCTCCAGGGACCAAAAATCCGCATCGGTGGTTTCAGGGAAGAATCAATTACCTTGGAAGAAGGGGATAGTTTTATCATTGACCCGGACACCGCTCTGCACGAGGGCAGCGTCGAGAGGGTTGGTATTACCTATTCAGCTTTGTCTGATGACGTGGACCCTGAAAGTATCCTGCTTCTCGATGACGGTAAATGCATCCTCGAAGTCGACCACGTGGTCGATGGTGCGGTTCACTGCACTGTTGTTACTGGAGGCGTCCTTTCCAGCGGCAAGGGTGTGAACCTGCTTTCGGGCGGCCTTTCAGCCGGCGCTCTGACTGAAAAGGATCGCATGGACATGCGAGCCGTGGCAGAAATGGATGCTGATTTTCTGGCTCTTTCATTCGTCCGCAATGCCGCAGATGTTGATGAGTGCCGTGAACTCATGGCCGCGCTTGGCTGGCACGGATTCATTCTTTCCAAGATCGAGCGCGCCGAGGCCCTGGAGCATGTGGAGACAATCGTTCAGCTTTCCGACGGCATCATGATCGCGCGTGGCGATCTCGGTGTGGAGATCGGTGATGCCAAGCTTCCCGGTGTACAGAAGTCGCTCATCAAGCGGGCCCGATCTCTCAACCGGATCGTTGTCACAGCCACTCAGATGATGGACTCAATGATCCTGAGTCCGGTTCCGACACGGGCCGAAGTCTTTGACGTGGCCAATGCGGTTTTGGACGGCACGGATGCAGTCATGCTCTCCGCAGAGTCTGCTGTGGGCAAGTATCCGGCTGAGGCCGTGTCCGCCATGGGAAAAATATGTCTTGAGGCGGAGCGGCAGGAAGTGGCAATCCGCTCCCGACATCGTCTGGATTCCCGTTTTACGCATATTGACGAGTCCATTGCCATGTCCGCCATGTATGCGGCCAATCACCTGGATACCGCCGCTATTGGCGCTTTCACTGATTCGGGTGGAACCGCGTTATGGATGTCCCGAATCAGTTCTGGCATCCCGATTTTCGCCCTGTCCAAGATTGAAAAAACCCGCCGTCGAGTCTCGCTCTATCGTGGCGTCTACCCTGTGGATTTCAATCCCGAGACTGTCTGTGCTTCCCAGCAGCATTCGGCTGCAGCAGCAGAACTCGTCAGGCTCGGAGCTGCACAGGTAGGCGATCTGGTCATCACCACCAGCGGGGATACCGCCGGAGAAAAGGGCGGCACCAACTCGATGCGAATTTGCAGAATAGAACAACCAACCGAGATACATCCGGAGGAGTAA
- a CDS encoding sigma-54 interaction domain-containing protein, with protein MWKDTKIQILVAGSGKTCAPFVKAIADVHGVKIACLLDMQADPSSIELAKDIGVPLVNELPSYVDAANLDIIVNASKNDDVSTHINKNKPEHAVVLENAAARLVRLLTVSLRKKARYEGRFHAVQREMEQRGGKTRIIGKSIQMCEVMDLVERVAPTPTTVLLLGETGVGKDLIARAIHQQSHLNSRPYISINCTALTSSLMESELFGYKKGAFTGAEEDRKGLFEEADGGTLFLDEIGDMLPELQAKLLRFLQTGEIRRVGSTETTNVNVRVIAATNRDLEFAMDNETFRRDLYYRFNTFTIEIPPLRDRMMDIPYLVYHFITKAEAKLNKRLTGIADEALECMSRYDWPGNVRELENVIERAAILCKGDVIGPEDVALRIDDSGTFGCPVGKPAAEDQENSSVFQSKKDQVMENFEKKEMQRYLQETDGNVSEASRMSGIPRRTFYRKMKKYGM; from the coding sequence ATGTGGAAAGACACCAAGATACAGATCCTGGTTGCAGGTTCGGGGAAGACATGTGCCCCGTTCGTCAAGGCGATCGCGGATGTGCACGGTGTCAAGATAGCCTGCCTTTTGGACATGCAGGCTGACCCGTCGAGCATCGAACTCGCCAAGGACATCGGTGTGCCGTTGGTCAATGAACTGCCGTCCTATGTGGATGCAGCCAATTTGGACATCATCGTCAATGCTTCGAAAAACGATGATGTTTCAACACACATCAACAAGAACAAGCCTGAGCACGCCGTTGTGCTTGAAAATGCGGCCGCACGCTTGGTCCGTCTCCTGACGGTCTCTTTACGCAAGAAAGCGCGCTACGAGGGGCGCTTCCATGCAGTGCAGCGAGAGATGGAGCAGCGCGGGGGAAAAACCCGGATCATCGGAAAATCGATCCAGATGTGTGAGGTCATGGATCTCGTCGAACGTGTTGCACCCACGCCGACTACAGTGTTGTTGTTGGGCGAAACCGGGGTCGGCAAGGATCTCATTGCACGGGCCATTCACCAGCAGAGCCACCTGAACAGTCGTCCCTATATCTCAATCAATTGTACAGCCCTGACGTCGTCGCTCATGGAAAGTGAACTCTTTGGTTATAAGAAGGGTGCATTCACCGGTGCCGAGGAAGACCGCAAGGGACTCTTTGAAGAAGCCGATGGCGGTACTTTGTTCCTGGACGAAATCGGGGACATGTTGCCCGAGTTGCAGGCCAAGCTGCTCCGCTTTCTTCAGACGGGAGAGATTCGTCGCGTCGGCAGTACTGAAACCACGAATGTCAATGTGCGGGTCATCGCAGCCACCAATCGTGATCTTGAATTTGCCATGGATAACGAGACGTTTCGACGAGATTTGTACTATCGGTTTAATACTTTCACTATCGAAATTCCGCCTCTCAGGGATCGGATGATGGACATCCCGTACCTGGTTTATCACTTCATAACCAAGGCCGAGGCCAAGTTGAACAAAAGGCTGACTGGCATTGCGGACGAGGCACTGGAGTGCATGAGCCGCTACGACTGGCCCGGCAATGTCCGGGAACTGGAAAATGTCATCGAACGGGCTGCCATTCTGTGCAAGGGCGATGTTATCGGCCCTGAGGATGTAGCCTTGCGTATTGATGATTCCGGTACTTTCGGGTGTCCGGTAGGAAAGCCCGCAGCAGAGGATCAGGAAAACAGCAGTGTTTTCCAATCCAAGAAAGACCAAGTCATGGAGAACTTCGAGAAGAAGGAGATGCAGCGCTACCTCCAGGAGACGGATGGTAACGTCAGCGAAGCCTCCAGAATGTCTGGGATCCCTCGTCGGACCTTTTACAGAAAAATGAAAAAATACGGGATGTAG